In a genomic window of Strix aluco isolate bStrAlu1 chromosome 3, bStrAlu1.hap1, whole genome shotgun sequence:
- the BICRAL gene encoding BRD4-interacting chromatin-remodeling complex-associated protein-like isoform X7 yields MQHVGISVPSQHLSNSSQISGSGQIQLIGSFSNQPSMMTINNLDGSQIILKGNGQQTPANMSSGLLVHRQTPNGNSLFGNSNSSPVAQPVTVPFNSTNFQTSLPVHNIIIQRGLAPNSNKVPINIQPKPIQMGQQTAYNVNNLGIQQHHVQQGIPFASANSPQSSVVGPHMSVNIVNQQNTRKSVTPQTVSNAGGSIVIHSPMGQPHAPQNQFLIPTSLSVNSNSVHHVQTINGQLLQTQPSQLVPSQVSAEHVMLNRNSTNMLRANQSYSGQMLNNQNTAVQLVSGQTFTAPGNQVIVNHGTSQIVGGQVPLQQASPTVLHLSPSQANVSQGRSNFTTMSPGQSTVSSMSASNRFAVASSSGSVHPSLGPSVQSVASGGNFTGDQLTQNRTQVPVSASHRLPASSSKSVSTFSHTSIGVTQQQFAFGQKKAMNQTSPVSASKTQDNLRQPQLTSLLSNTLSGQDSGGKIIQQSLGTTQPQEKVIGSSSVQQSIQVDGHLVGQKRPAAKQLTKGAFILQQLQKDQVHAVTPDKSRFRSLNDAVQRLLSYHVCQGSLPTEEDLRKVDSEFESVATQLLKRTQAMLNKYRCLLIEDAMRINPSAEMVMIDRMFNQEERASLTRDKRLALVDPDGYQADFCCSAKQFDKTAEEAQSSKSDRQSSKTLPSRSQTTKTQARDRPKSSSAESTNHSKLPLVPNNILTPQEGIASTKKSESLTKALKFEKANCSSESQYVALSEEKMAGKDLAKSTENSPSSEDLSKTVSRGSHGTHNKISRNTVQSFSKVTCNNSLQDKTLRSSPKNEVLHPDSRKGSGEPQQDLLLNKSLETTFKNILELKKAGRQPQNEATSSGSVELEFPNFSPIASQENCLEKFIPDHSEGVVETDSILEAAVNSILEC; encoded by the exons ATGCAACATGTCGGAATTAGCGTTCCCAGCCAGCATTTGTCTAATAGCAGCCAGATTAGTGGTTCTGGGCAGATACAGCTAATTGGTTCATTTAGTAATCAACCTTCCATGATGACCATTAATAACCTTGATGGATCTCAGATAATACTGAAAGGCAATGGTCAACAAACACCTGCAAACATGAGTAGTGGCCTCTTGGTTCATAGACAGACTCCAAATGGTAACTCACTGTTTGGTAACTCAAATTCAAGTCCAGTAGCACAACCTGTAACCGTTCCATTTAACAGCACAAATTTTCAGACGTCATTGCCTGTCCATAATATCATCATTCAAAGGGGTTTGGCACCAAACTCTAACAAAGTTCCCATTAATATCCAACCAAAGCCTATCCAGATGGGTCAGCAGACTGCTTACAATGTGAATAACTTGGGAATACAGCAGCATCATGTACAGCAAGGGATTCCGTTTGCTTCTGCAAACTCACCTCAGAGTTCAGTAGTTGGTCCTCATATGTCTGTTAATATTGTTAATcaacaaaatacaagaaaatcaGTTACACCTCAGACAGTTAGCAATGCTGGAGGTAGTATTGTTATCCACTCTCCTATGGGACAGCCTCATGCACCTCAAAACCAGTTTCTCATACCTACAAGTTTGTCTGTTAATTCTAATTCAGTTCATCATGTCCAGACCATAAATGGACAACTTCTTCAGACTCAGCCTTCCCAGCTGGTTCCTAGCCAAGTGTCTGCCGAGCACGTAATGCTCAACAGGAACTCTACAAACATGCTAAGAGCCAACCAGTCGTATTCGGGACAGATGCTGAATAATCAGAACACAGCTGTTCAGCTTGTTTCCGGCCAGACATTCACAGCTCCTGGTAACCAAGTTATAGTAAATCATGGAACTTCACAAATTGTTGGTGGACAGGTGCCACTGCAGCAGGCGTCGCCAACGGTGTTGCATTTGTCACCCAGTCAAGCTAATGTTTCTCAAGGTAGATCGAATTTTACTACGATGTCACCTGGGCAATCTACAGTCTCAAGTATGTCAGCTTCCAATCGGTTTGCAGTTGCAAGTTCTTCTGGTTCAGTACATCCTAGCTTGGGACCATCAGTTCAGTCTGTCGCATCAGGAGGAAACTTCACTGGAGATCAGCTCACACAGAACAGAACTCAAGTTCCTGTCAGTGCATCGCATCGTCTTCCAGCATCCTCTTCCAAATCTGTCAGCACCTTTAGTCACACGTCAATTGGAGTAACACAACAACAGTTTGCCTTTGGTCAG AAAAAAGCTATGAACCAGACATCACCAGTTTCTGCATCGAAGACACAGGATAATTTGAGACAGCCTCAGCTAACAAGTCTTCTGAGCAACACACTATCAG GACAGGACTCTGGAGGAAAAATCATACAGCAGTCTCTAGGAACAACACAGCCACAAGAAAAAGTAATAGGATCATCATCAGTTCAACAGAGTATACAG GTGGATGGTCATTTAGTTGGACAGAAAAGGCCTGCTGCTAAACAGTTAACTAAAGGAGCTTT TATTCTACAACAATTACAGAAGGATCAGGTGCATGCTGTGACACCAGATAAAAGTCGGTTCAGATCATTAAATGATGCAGTTCAGAGACTCCTTTCATATCATGTGTGCCAGGGATCACTGCCAACAGAGGAAGACttaagaaaag TGGACAGTGAATTTGAATCTGTAGCTACACAGCTTCTGAAGAGGACACAGGCTATGCTGAACAAATACAGATGTTTGCTTATAGAAGATGCAATG cGGATAAATCCCTCTGCAGAAATGGTTATGATTGATAGGATGTTTAACCAGGAAGAGAGGGCATCTCTGACCCGGGATAAGCGTCTTGCACTTGTGGATCCTG ATGGTTATCAGGCCGATTTTTGTTGTTCTGCCAAACAATTTGATAAAACAGCTGAAGAAGCACAGTCCAGTAAAAGTGACCGTCAGTCTAGCAAAACATTACCTTCTAGAAGTCAGACTACCAAAACCCAAGCCAGAGACCGACCAAAATCCAGCTCAGCAGAGTCCACAAATCACAGTAAACTTCCTCTAGTGCCTAACAACATTCTGACACCCCAAGAAGGAATAGCTTCTACTAAAAAATCGGAGAGCCTCACTAAAGCTTTAAAGTTTGAGAAAGCTAATTGTTCTTCTGAGAGTCAATACGTGgccctttctgaagaaaaaatggcTGGAAAAGATCTTGCCAAGTCCACTGAGAATTCTCCGAGTTCTGAAGACTTGTCAAAAACTGTGTCAAGAGGCAGCCATGGAACACATAATAAAATATCAAGGAACACAGTTCAATCTTTCTCAAAGGTAACGTGTAATAATTCCCTCCAAGACAAAACTCTGAGGAGCTCTCCAAAGAATGAGGTTTTACATCCTGATAGCAGGAAAGGCTCTGGTGAACCCCAGCAAGACTTACTGCTCAATAAGAGTTTAGAAACTACGTTTAAAAACATCTTGGAACTTAAAAAAGCTGGGAGACAGCCACAAAATGAGGCGACAAGTAGTGGCTCAGTTGAATTAGAATTTCCTAATTTTTCACCTATTGCTTCACAGGAAAACTGCCTGGAAAAATTTATTCCAGACCACAGTGAAGGTGTTGTAGAAACTGACTCTATTTTAGAAGCAGCTGTAAATAGTATCTTAGAGTGTTAA